The following coding sequences lie in one Rutidosis leptorrhynchoides isolate AG116_Rl617_1_P2 chromosome 6, CSIRO_AGI_Rlap_v1, whole genome shotgun sequence genomic window:
- the LOC139853112 gene encoding glucose-6-phosphate 1-dehydrogenase, chloroplastic-like isoform X1, with product MATQINPCSSSSTTNFFHSSLNQETFSCAKIFNFSRNSAPSKWVFKIHSRINPKNQFELKSSNGYPLNAVSLQDVDTNNVMNHSLLSSIKPLRRLFLISCYHCLLAFQVGAAEKPLSKDILLPELTESNLSVTVVGASGDLAKKKIFPALFALFYEDCLPQNFTIFGYARTKMGDEELREMISRTLTCRIDKRENCGDKMEAFLDRCFYHSGQYDSADDFAELDTKLKQKEGGKLSNRLFYLSIPPNIFVDAVRSASGKASSKTGWTRVIVEKPFGRDAESSAELTKNLKLYLHEDQIFRIDHYLGKELVENLSVLRFSNLVFEPLWSRNYIRSVQFIFSEDFGTEGRGGYFDNYGIIRDIMQNHLLQILALFAMETPVSLDAEDIRNEKVKVLRSMRRLQLEDVVVGQYKGHSKGGKTYLGYTDDPTVPSHSLTPTFAAAALFIDNARWDGVPFLMKAGKALNTRRAEIRVQFRHVPGNLYKRNFGPDMDKATNELVLRVQPDEAIYLKINNKIPGLGMRLDRSDLNLLYSMRYPKEIPDAYERLLLDAIEGERRLFIRSDELDAAWSIFTPLLKELEAKKIAPELYPYGSRGPVGAHYLAAKYNARWGDLAEDD from the exons ATGGCTACACAAATCAATCCCTGTTCTTCATCTTCCACCACCAATTTCTTTCATTCTTCACTAAATCAAGAAACATTTTCTTGCGCAAAAATCTTTAATTTTTCAAGAAACTCAGCTCCCTCCAAATGGGTTTTCAAGATTCATTCAAGAATTAATCCAAAAAACCAGTTTGAACTAAAATCCTCAAATGGGTATCCTCTTAATGCTGTTTCTTTGCAGGATG TTGATACAAACAATGTTATGAATCATTCGCTTCTGTCTTCTATCAAACCGCTCAGACGTTTGTTCTTGATTTCCTGTTATCATTGTCTACTGGCTTTTCAAGTAGGTGCTGCAGAGAAGCCTCTATCAAAGGATATTTTGTTACCAGAATTAACAGAATCTAATCTTAGTGTGACCGTTGTCGGTGCTTCAGGCGATCTTGCTAAGAAAAAGATATTTCCTGCACTTTTTGCTCTTTTTTATGAAGATTGTTTACCTCAG AATTTTACTATATTTGGTTATGCCCGAACCAAAATGGGCGATGAGGAGTTGAGGGAGATGATTAGTAGAACGTTAACTTGCAGAATCGATAAAAG AGAAAACTGTGGTGACAAAATGGAAGCGTTTCTTGATAGATGCTTTTACCATTCCGGTCAATATGATTCTGCTGACGATTTTGCAGAATTGGATACTAAGCTAAAGCAAAAAGAG GGAGGGAAATTGTCAAATAGGTTATTTTACTTGTCAATACCACCGAACATTTTTGTGGACGCGGTTCGTAGTGCAAGTGGCAAAGCTTCTTCTAAAACCGGGTGGACAAGGGTAATTGTGGAAAAACCATTTGGGCGTGATGCGGAATCTTCTGCTGAGCTAACAAAAAACTTGAAACTGTACTTACACGAGGATCAAATCTTTAG GATTGATCATTACTTGGGAAAGGAGCTAGTAGAGAACTTATCGGTTCTTCGATTCTCGAATCTTGTTTTTGAACCGCTATGGTCAAGGAACTACATTCGCAGTGTACAATTTATATTTTCTGAAGATTTTGGTACCGAAGGACGAGGAGG ATACTTTGACAACTATGGAATCATCCGTGATATTATGCAAAATCACCTCCTGCAAATATTAGCATTGTTTGCAATGGAAACACCCGTGAGTTTGGATGCAGAGGATATTAGAAACGAAAAG GTCAAAGTTTTGAGGTCAATGAGACGGTTGCAACTTGAAGATGTAGTCGTCGGCCAATACAAGGGTCATAGCAAGGGCGGAAAGACGTATTTAGGATACACCGACGACCCGACAGTCCCAAGCCATAGTCTCACTCCAACTTTTGCTGCAGCCGCTCTCTTTATCGATAATGCCCGGTGGGATGGCGTTCCGTTTCTGATGAAAGCAGGAAAAGCCCTGAATACCAGACG GGCAGAGATCAGAGTTCAGTTTAGACATGTTCCAGGCAACCTATACAAGCGAAACTTTGGGCCCGATATGGACAAGGCTACAAACGAGCTCGTGCTTCGTGTACAGCCAGATGAAGCCATTTATCTCAAGATCAATAACAAGATTCCTGGTCTTGGAATGAGGCTCGATCGAAGTGATCTTAATTTGCTTTACAGTATGag GTATCCGAAGGAGATTCCGGATGCGTACGAGAGGCTTTTATTGGATGCGATTGAAGGAGAAAGGAGACTGTTCATAAGAAGTGATGAGCTTGATGCTGCATGGTCTATATTCACACCATTATTGAAAGAACTCGAAGCGAAAAAGATTGCACCCGAATTGTATCCGTATGGTAGTAGAGGCCCGGTTGGAGCTCATTATCTGGCTGCCAAGTATAATGCCAGGTGGGGAGATCTTGCTGAAGATGACTGA
- the LOC139853112 gene encoding glucose-6-phosphate 1-dehydrogenase, chloroplastic-like isoform X2: protein MATQINPCSSSSTTNFFHSSLNQETFSCAKIFNFSRNSAPSKWVFKIHSRINPKNQFELKSSNGYPLNAVSLQDVGAAEKPLSKDILLPELTESNLSVTVVGASGDLAKKKIFPALFALFYEDCLPQNFTIFGYARTKMGDEELREMISRTLTCRIDKRENCGDKMEAFLDRCFYHSGQYDSADDFAELDTKLKQKEGGKLSNRLFYLSIPPNIFVDAVRSASGKASSKTGWTRVIVEKPFGRDAESSAELTKNLKLYLHEDQIFRIDHYLGKELVENLSVLRFSNLVFEPLWSRNYIRSVQFIFSEDFGTEGRGGYFDNYGIIRDIMQNHLLQILALFAMETPVSLDAEDIRNEKVKVLRSMRRLQLEDVVVGQYKGHSKGGKTYLGYTDDPTVPSHSLTPTFAAAALFIDNARWDGVPFLMKAGKALNTRRAEIRVQFRHVPGNLYKRNFGPDMDKATNELVLRVQPDEAIYLKINNKIPGLGMRLDRSDLNLLYSMRYPKEIPDAYERLLLDAIEGERRLFIRSDELDAAWSIFTPLLKELEAKKIAPELYPYGSRGPVGAHYLAAKYNARWGDLAEDD, encoded by the exons ATGGCTACACAAATCAATCCCTGTTCTTCATCTTCCACCACCAATTTCTTTCATTCTTCACTAAATCAAGAAACATTTTCTTGCGCAAAAATCTTTAATTTTTCAAGAAACTCAGCTCCCTCCAAATGGGTTTTCAAGATTCATTCAAGAATTAATCCAAAAAACCAGTTTGAACTAAAATCCTCAAATGGGTATCCTCTTAATGCTGTTTCTTTGCAGGATG TAGGTGCTGCAGAGAAGCCTCTATCAAAGGATATTTTGTTACCAGAATTAACAGAATCTAATCTTAGTGTGACCGTTGTCGGTGCTTCAGGCGATCTTGCTAAGAAAAAGATATTTCCTGCACTTTTTGCTCTTTTTTATGAAGATTGTTTACCTCAG AATTTTACTATATTTGGTTATGCCCGAACCAAAATGGGCGATGAGGAGTTGAGGGAGATGATTAGTAGAACGTTAACTTGCAGAATCGATAAAAG AGAAAACTGTGGTGACAAAATGGAAGCGTTTCTTGATAGATGCTTTTACCATTCCGGTCAATATGATTCTGCTGACGATTTTGCAGAATTGGATACTAAGCTAAAGCAAAAAGAG GGAGGGAAATTGTCAAATAGGTTATTTTACTTGTCAATACCACCGAACATTTTTGTGGACGCGGTTCGTAGTGCAAGTGGCAAAGCTTCTTCTAAAACCGGGTGGACAAGGGTAATTGTGGAAAAACCATTTGGGCGTGATGCGGAATCTTCTGCTGAGCTAACAAAAAACTTGAAACTGTACTTACACGAGGATCAAATCTTTAG GATTGATCATTACTTGGGAAAGGAGCTAGTAGAGAACTTATCGGTTCTTCGATTCTCGAATCTTGTTTTTGAACCGCTATGGTCAAGGAACTACATTCGCAGTGTACAATTTATATTTTCTGAAGATTTTGGTACCGAAGGACGAGGAGG ATACTTTGACAACTATGGAATCATCCGTGATATTATGCAAAATCACCTCCTGCAAATATTAGCATTGTTTGCAATGGAAACACCCGTGAGTTTGGATGCAGAGGATATTAGAAACGAAAAG GTCAAAGTTTTGAGGTCAATGAGACGGTTGCAACTTGAAGATGTAGTCGTCGGCCAATACAAGGGTCATAGCAAGGGCGGAAAGACGTATTTAGGATACACCGACGACCCGACAGTCCCAAGCCATAGTCTCACTCCAACTTTTGCTGCAGCCGCTCTCTTTATCGATAATGCCCGGTGGGATGGCGTTCCGTTTCTGATGAAAGCAGGAAAAGCCCTGAATACCAGACG GGCAGAGATCAGAGTTCAGTTTAGACATGTTCCAGGCAACCTATACAAGCGAAACTTTGGGCCCGATATGGACAAGGCTACAAACGAGCTCGTGCTTCGTGTACAGCCAGATGAAGCCATTTATCTCAAGATCAATAACAAGATTCCTGGTCTTGGAATGAGGCTCGATCGAAGTGATCTTAATTTGCTTTACAGTATGag GTATCCGAAGGAGATTCCGGATGCGTACGAGAGGCTTTTATTGGATGCGATTGAAGGAGAAAGGAGACTGTTCATAAGAAGTGATGAGCTTGATGCTGCATGGTCTATATTCACACCATTATTGAAAGAACTCGAAGCGAAAAAGATTGCACCCGAATTGTATCCGTATGGTAGTAGAGGCCCGGTTGGAGCTCATTATCTGGCTGCCAAGTATAATGCCAGGTGGGGAGATCTTGCTGAAGATGACTGA
- the LOC139853112 gene encoding glucose-6-phosphate 1-dehydrogenase, chloroplastic-like isoform X3 has protein sequence MATQINPCSSSSTTNFFHSSLNQETFSCAKIFNFSRNSAPSKWVFKIHSRINPKNQFELKSSNGYPLNAVSLQDGAAEKPLSKDILLPELTESNLSVTVVGASGDLAKKKIFPALFALFYEDCLPQNFTIFGYARTKMGDEELREMISRTLTCRIDKRENCGDKMEAFLDRCFYHSGQYDSADDFAELDTKLKQKEGGKLSNRLFYLSIPPNIFVDAVRSASGKASSKTGWTRVIVEKPFGRDAESSAELTKNLKLYLHEDQIFRIDHYLGKELVENLSVLRFSNLVFEPLWSRNYIRSVQFIFSEDFGTEGRGGYFDNYGIIRDIMQNHLLQILALFAMETPVSLDAEDIRNEKVKVLRSMRRLQLEDVVVGQYKGHSKGGKTYLGYTDDPTVPSHSLTPTFAAAALFIDNARWDGVPFLMKAGKALNTRRAEIRVQFRHVPGNLYKRNFGPDMDKATNELVLRVQPDEAIYLKINNKIPGLGMRLDRSDLNLLYSMRYPKEIPDAYERLLLDAIEGERRLFIRSDELDAAWSIFTPLLKELEAKKIAPELYPYGSRGPVGAHYLAAKYNARWGDLAEDD, from the exons ATGGCTACACAAATCAATCCCTGTTCTTCATCTTCCACCACCAATTTCTTTCATTCTTCACTAAATCAAGAAACATTTTCTTGCGCAAAAATCTTTAATTTTTCAAGAAACTCAGCTCCCTCCAAATGGGTTTTCAAGATTCATTCAAGAATTAATCCAAAAAACCAGTTTGAACTAAAATCCTCAAATGGGTATCCTCTTAATGCTGTTTCTTTGCAGGATG GTGCTGCAGAGAAGCCTCTATCAAAGGATATTTTGTTACCAGAATTAACAGAATCTAATCTTAGTGTGACCGTTGTCGGTGCTTCAGGCGATCTTGCTAAGAAAAAGATATTTCCTGCACTTTTTGCTCTTTTTTATGAAGATTGTTTACCTCAG AATTTTACTATATTTGGTTATGCCCGAACCAAAATGGGCGATGAGGAGTTGAGGGAGATGATTAGTAGAACGTTAACTTGCAGAATCGATAAAAG AGAAAACTGTGGTGACAAAATGGAAGCGTTTCTTGATAGATGCTTTTACCATTCCGGTCAATATGATTCTGCTGACGATTTTGCAGAATTGGATACTAAGCTAAAGCAAAAAGAG GGAGGGAAATTGTCAAATAGGTTATTTTACTTGTCAATACCACCGAACATTTTTGTGGACGCGGTTCGTAGTGCAAGTGGCAAAGCTTCTTCTAAAACCGGGTGGACAAGGGTAATTGTGGAAAAACCATTTGGGCGTGATGCGGAATCTTCTGCTGAGCTAACAAAAAACTTGAAACTGTACTTACACGAGGATCAAATCTTTAG GATTGATCATTACTTGGGAAAGGAGCTAGTAGAGAACTTATCGGTTCTTCGATTCTCGAATCTTGTTTTTGAACCGCTATGGTCAAGGAACTACATTCGCAGTGTACAATTTATATTTTCTGAAGATTTTGGTACCGAAGGACGAGGAGG ATACTTTGACAACTATGGAATCATCCGTGATATTATGCAAAATCACCTCCTGCAAATATTAGCATTGTTTGCAATGGAAACACCCGTGAGTTTGGATGCAGAGGATATTAGAAACGAAAAG GTCAAAGTTTTGAGGTCAATGAGACGGTTGCAACTTGAAGATGTAGTCGTCGGCCAATACAAGGGTCATAGCAAGGGCGGAAAGACGTATTTAGGATACACCGACGACCCGACAGTCCCAAGCCATAGTCTCACTCCAACTTTTGCTGCAGCCGCTCTCTTTATCGATAATGCCCGGTGGGATGGCGTTCCGTTTCTGATGAAAGCAGGAAAAGCCCTGAATACCAGACG GGCAGAGATCAGAGTTCAGTTTAGACATGTTCCAGGCAACCTATACAAGCGAAACTTTGGGCCCGATATGGACAAGGCTACAAACGAGCTCGTGCTTCGTGTACAGCCAGATGAAGCCATTTATCTCAAGATCAATAACAAGATTCCTGGTCTTGGAATGAGGCTCGATCGAAGTGATCTTAATTTGCTTTACAGTATGag GTATCCGAAGGAGATTCCGGATGCGTACGAGAGGCTTTTATTGGATGCGATTGAAGGAGAAAGGAGACTGTTCATAAGAAGTGATGAGCTTGATGCTGCATGGTCTATATTCACACCATTATTGAAAGAACTCGAAGCGAAAAAGATTGCACCCGAATTGTATCCGTATGGTAGTAGAGGCCCGGTTGGAGCTCATTATCTGGCTGCCAAGTATAATGCCAGGTGGGGAGATCTTGCTGAAGATGACTGA